Proteins encoded within one genomic window of Eleutherodactylus coqui strain aEleCoq1 chromosome 1, aEleCoq1.hap1, whole genome shotgun sequence:
- the LOC136606082 gene encoding protein D7-like, whose protein sequence is MDQEGLLQCPYDKNHMIRPSRFPYHLVKCRENNQHVAKALATCPFNARHRVPKKELDLHMQSCESKCPLEPLPVVEKAEQVSNWQIPACEENWEDEECSAAATPFVLNEFGSSQPYSAHETVHKQSPPRSVLLVWCKLYI, encoded by the exons ATGGATCAAGAAGGTCTTCTCCAGTGCCCCTATGATAAGAACCACATGATTCGTCCAAGCAGGTTTCCATATCATCTAGTAAAATGCAGAGAG AATAATCAACATGTAGCAAAAGCGCTGGCCACTTGTCCGTTTAATGCTCGTCACCGGGTGCCCAAGAAGGAGCTTGACTTGCACATGCAAAGCTGTGAAAGTAAATGTCCTCTGGAGCCGCTCCCAG TGGTGGAAAAAGCAGAGCAAGTCTCAAACTGGCAGATCCCTGCGTGTGAAGAAAACTGGGAAGATG AAGAGTGTTCAGCTGCTGCTACGCCATTTGTTTTAAATGAATTTGGAAGCTCTCAACCATACAGCGCACATGAGACTGTACATAAGCAGTCTCCACCCAGGTCAGTATTGCTTGTCTGGTGTAAACTTTACATATAA